A genome region from Scomber japonicus isolate fScoJap1 chromosome 15, fScoJap1.pri, whole genome shotgun sequence includes the following:
- the LOC128374418 gene encoding epsin-2-like → MSTSMLRRQLKNLVQNYSEAEVKVREATSNDPWGPSSSQMADLSDLTYNVVACNEIMTMLWKRLKDDKNWRHIHKSLTLLEYLLKTGDDRVLLKMKDNVYIVKALTEYRFIEKDGKDQGGNVREKAKVVLVLMEDDDKLKEERDFAFKTREKTSKGAAASSTDAVKDPNYKPVFVAGASGLPCLDNIPSVADLAASFNARKEERLKQEAEKKDAERRAKMSEDELQWEDAGKSTGDKVEAWGGDKAEDNEKEEDVEPDPWGAPKEPKEATDPWGTPARPATTDTAASSDPWGAPTKTDEDTFAAPKTKEDPFAAPKNGEDPFAAPKDGPDPFVVKNDSDPFSAPKDTSDPFNAPKDKEDPFAAPKDKPDPFSSSNNDPFNAPKDDPFNTPKDDPFNAPKDDPFNAPKDDPFSAPASTPPKEDPFNTPKDDPFNAPKDDPFNTPKDDPFNTPKDDPFNTPKDDPFTAPASTPPKEDPFAAPTPAQDDPFAAPTTPPKEDPFSAPSKLSKDDPFAAPTSPPKEDPFSAPSIFTEDEPLVAATTPPKEDPFSAPSKPVKDDPFTSPTTPPKEDPFATPSSPPKDEVPDPFNAPLVSPTAGSADAWGAPATSPPPTGSDPWGSSSPPQVKEKEGDPWGDGKSASSLLDNSDPFGDTSKLDNDPWGAPAAAPASADDAWGSPAPPADSPTSDPFGDGASKANDPWGAPSSASSNGTGKRTTREEDTHRKTASFLGSAGASLVDLDNLFSSNPKQQPPFNTLAAQTQAIGTFKVRGMASDPVVISGAVAGVSLFEASVQPGSPFGSIPAPSYGAAFPTFGAANPSSETPLFQLPPLSSRGSHSGFNMLQMAPLGMVQPAAVGESSQIGFNMNPTRVGVGLSEPFVSGAGMVQPNFFGGGHHFGGSTLQPGVGDPLQPQLRSSSGATVNKNNNPFLF, encoded by the exons ATGTCGACCTCGATGCTTCGCAGACAACTGAAGAACCTGGTCCAGAACTACTCTGAGGCTGAGGTCAAG GTGAGAGAGGCGACATCTAATGACCCATGGGGCCCATCCAGCTCTCAGATGGCTGACCTCTCTGACCTGACTTACAATGTGGTCGCCTGCAATGAGATCATGACGATGCTCTGGAAACGCCTAAAAGACGACAAGAACTGGAGACACATCCACAAG TCCCTGACACTGCTGGAGTACCTGTTGAAGACTGGCGACGACCGCGTTCTTCTGAAAATGAAAGACAACGTCTACATCGTCAAAGCTCTCACAGAGTACCGCTTTAtagagaaggatggaaaagaccAG GGTGGAAATGTTAGGGAGAAAGCCAAGGTTGTCCTTGTTCTCATGGAGGATGATGACAAactaaaggaagaaagagactTTGCTTTCAAGACCAGAGAGAAGACATCAAAAGGTGCTGCTG CCTCATCAACGGACGCTGTCAAGGATCCCAACTACAAGCCGGTCTTCGTTGCCGGAGCCTCAGGCCTTCCCTGCTTAGACAACATACCCTCAGTTGCAGACTTGGCTGCTTCTTTCAATGCCCGCAAAGAGGAGCGGCTTAAACAGGAAGCTGAGAAGAAAGATGCAGAGAGGAGG GCCAAAATGAGTGAAGATGAGCTGCAATGGGAAGATGCAGGCAAATCCACTGGGGATAAAGTAGAAGCATGGGGAGGCGATAAAGCAGAGGACAACgaaaaggaggaggatgtggaACCAGACCCATGGGGAGCCCCCAAAGAACCAAAAGAGGCCACTGATCCATGGGGCACACCCGCAAGACCTGCCACAACTGACACAGCAGCCAGCAGTGATCCATGGGGGGCTCCAACCAAAACTGATGAAGATACATTTGCAGCTCCAAAAACCAAAGAAGATCCATTCGCAGCACCAAAGAATGGAGAAGATCCTTTCGCAGCACCAAAAGATGGGCCTGACCCATTTGTGGTGAAAAATGATTCAGATCCCTTCAGTGCACCGAAAGATACTTCGGACCCCTTCAATGCACCTAAAGACAAGGAGGATCCATTTGCTGCTCCAAAAGATAAACCAGATCCCTTCAGTTCATCTAACAATGATCCATTTAATGCACCAAAAGACGATCCCTTTAATACCCCAAAAGATGATCCATTTAACGCCCCAAAAGATGATCCATTTAACGCCCCAAAAGATGATCCCTTTAGTGCACCTGCATCAACACCCCCAAAAGAAGACCCATTTAACACCCCAAAAGATGATCCTTTCAACGCCCCAAAAGATGACCCATTTAATACCCCAAAAGATGACCCATTTAACACCCCAAAAGATGACCCTTTCAACACCCCAAAAGATGATCCCTTTACTGCACCTGCATCAACACCCCCGAAAGAAGACCCATTTGCAGCACCGACACCTGCTCAAGATGACCCCTTTGCTGCTCCCACAACGCCACCTAAAGAGGATCCTTTTTCGGCACCATCCAAACTGTCTAAAGACGACCCCTTTGCTGCTCCCACATCGCCACCCAAAGAGGATCCTTTTTCGGCACCATCCATATTTACTGAAGATGAACCCTTAGTCGCAGCAACAACACCACCTAAAGAAGATCCTTTCTCAGCGCCATCCAAACCTGTAAAAGATGACCCCTTCACCTCACCAACAACACCCCCTAAGGAGGACCCATTCGCAACACCCTCCAGCCCACCAAAAGATGAAGTCCCAGATCCCTTCAATGCCCCTCTGGTGAGCCCAACAGCAGGCAGTGCTGATGCGTGGGGAGCCCCTGCCACCTCTCCACCCCCCACTGGGTCAGATCCTTGGGGGTCATCATCCCCTCCACAggtgaaagaaaaggaaggagatCCCTGGGGAGATGGGAAAAGCGCTTCCTCTCTGCTTGATAATTCGGATCCATTTGGGGACACGTCCAAACTGGACAATGACCCATGGGGAGCTCCAG cTGCAGCTCCAGCCAGTGCAGATGATGCATGGGGTTCACCTGCTCCACCCGCAGACTCCCCTACAAGTGACCCCTTTGGAGACGGAGCATCTAAAGCCAATGATCCGTGGGGTGCACCGAGCAGCGCATCTAGCAATGGCACAG GAAAGCGAACAACACGAGAAGAGGACACGCATAGAAAGACTGCTTCATTTCTGGGCTCGGCGGGGGCGTCGCTGGTTGACTTGGACAATCTGTTTTCTTCTAACCCCAAACAGCAACCCCCGTTCAACACACTCGCCGCCCAGACACAAGCCATCG GCACTTTTAAAGTCAGGGGCATGGCGTCAGACCCTGTGGTCATTTCAGGGGCTGTTGCAGGGGTGTCCCTCTTTGAAGCATCAGTCCAACCTGGCAGTCCTTTTGGTTCCATCCCTGCGCCCTCTTACGGTGCAGCATTTCCCACTTTTGGAGCTGCCAATCCTTCCAGTGAAACTCCCCTGTTTCAGCTGCCACCCCTCTCCAGTAGAGGGTCTCATTCTGGCTTTAATATGCTTCAGATGGCTCCTCTGGGAATGGTACAACCTGCTGCTGTAGGAGAGAGTTCACAGATTGGATTTAACATGAACCCCACCAGGGTTGGAGTGGGCCTGTCTGAACCCTTTGTATCAGGGGCAGGAATGGTCCAACCCAATTTCTTTGGTGGGGGTCATCACTTTGGAGGTTCCACTCTGCAACCCGGGGTTGGAGACCCCTTGCAGCCACAGTTACGCTCAAGCAGCGGTGCGACCgtgaacaaaaacaataatcCATTCCTGTTCTGA